In Vigna radiata var. radiata cultivar VC1973A chromosome 3, Vradiata_ver6, whole genome shotgun sequence, the following proteins share a genomic window:
- the LOC106757005 gene encoding uncharacterized protein LOC106757005 — translation MGGGSPLLVIILFSFLLRSESWGWFSSSKETPSSDKTYSNGGNFKGSSAEFSIEAFNDQKGLKLIDNAQKKMISSNSCWQNAYQHLFAGCSEILAVDEKRSRLAWHLSDCFQRDSGRSPFPHCDPKASIASCLRTLDDFAHKVYLEFYLETNTICYQLQAYAFKHETERLVTELKSSAQYVEDKLDNIEEKTEHLLQGSKRVHESLDLIGSHTQQVAQTARNLEGHIDSVLIHSQNVFEQTTKIALSQSQLQEGQEDMKRSLEDGVTMLKESYNYLGKEIEKLRDEATEIENEVIKVGDAMSLRMNTLQSKAEDIGNMAGLSLDKQQQLLDGQSTALESLNSLIEFQSKALEESRKTLQYFAEYGHRQHEELVRRQEQIQGFHDHLMENSKSILSSQESFELKQASMFVVLDRIFALQNALLLESRMIKAFFVYSISIFVIFMLTSTKQTYNMRPFLYIELFATFFVELLVIRLTCDNTELQTWITNVARLLFMVGASVQVLHAICTYKDYETLNHQMLLTLINKVNTMQKQKELSWDVDTDYEDWSEWVDADLPDDVNCLDDPDFIPSEVAENSITPMKNYNLRSRNLYHSILI, via the exons ATGGGTGGTGGGAGTCCTCTTCTAGTTATTATTTTGTTCTCGTTCTTGCTAAGAAGTGAGTCATGGGGATGGTTTTCATCATCGAAGGAGACTCCTTCTAGTGACAAGACTTATTCCAATGGAGGCAATTTTAAAGGTTCTAGTGCCGAGTTCTCCATTGAGGCCTTCAACGACCAAAAGGGACTGAAGTTAATAGATAATGCTCAGAAGAAAATGATTAGCTCAAACTCTTGTTGGCAAAATGCATATCAACATCTTTTTGCAGGATGTTCTGAGATCTTGGCTGTTGATGAGAAGAGATCTAGATTAGCTTGGCACCTAAGTGATTGCTTTCAGAGGGATTCTGGAAGATCTCCTTTTCCCCACTGTGACCCCAAAGCTTCTATTGCTTCATGCTTGAGAACCTTAGATGACTTTGCCCATAAGGTTTACCTTGAATTCTACCTTGAAACCAACACCATTTGTTATCAGTTGCA GGCATATGCATTCAAACATGAAACTGAGAGACTTGTGACTGAATTAAAAAGTTCAGCCCAGTATGTCGAGGACAAGTTAGATAACATTGAAGAGAAAACAGAACATCTATTACAAGGCTCTAAACGGGTTCATGAGTCTCTTGATTTAATTGGTAGCCACACTCAACAAGTAGCTCAAACTGCTAGAAATCTGGAAGGTCATATAGATTCTGTATTAATTCATTCACAGAATGTTTTCGAGCAGACTACAAAAATTGCACTGTCACAATCACAGTTACAAGAAGGTCAAGAGGATATGAAGAGAAGTTTGGAGGATGGGGTAACAATGCTCAAAGAATCATATAATTATTTgggaaaagaaattgaaaagttaAGGGATGAAGCCACTGAGATAGAGAATGAGGTAATTAAAGTTGGAGATGCCATGTCATTGAGGATGAACACCCTGCAAAGCAAAGCTGAAGATATTGGGAATATGGCTGGGCTTTCCTTAGATAAGCAACAACAACTTTTAGATGGGCAATCCACAGCACTTGAGTCCCTAAACTCATTGATTGAGTTTCAATCCAAGGCACTGGAAGAAAGCAG GAAAACCCTACAATATTTTGCTGAATATGGGCATAGACAACATGAAGAGCTTGTTCGGCGTCAAGAACAGATTCAAGGATTTCATGATCATTTGATGGAAAATTCAAAGTCAATATTGTCTTCTCAG GAATCTTTTGAATTGAAGCAAGCTTCCATGTTTGTTGTTTTAGACCGGATTTTTGCTTTACAAAATGCCTTGTTACTTGAATCTAGAATGATCAAAGCTTTCTTCGTTTATTCCATATCAATATTTGTCATCTTCATGTTGACCAGTACGAAGCAAACATACAATATGAGACCGTTCCTATATATTG AGCTTTTTGCAACTTTCTTTGTGGAATTACTCGTTATTCGTTTAACATGTGACAACACTGAGCTCCAAACCTGGATAACAAATGTGGCCAGATTATTATTCATGGTAGGCGCTTCGGTTCAAGTGCTACATGCCATTTGCACATACAA GGACTATGAGACTTTGAACCATCAAATGCTGTTAACTCTAATTAACAAAGTTAACACcatgcaaaaacaaaaggaatTGTCATGGGACGTGGATACTGATTACGAGGACTGGTCTGAATGGGTAGATGCTGACTTACCAGATGATGTGAATTGCCTTGACGATCCTGATTTCATACCTTCAGAAGTTGCGGAGAATTCAATCACACCTATGAAAAATTATAACCTACGCTCTCGCAATCTTTACCATTCCAtactaatttag
- the LOC106756768 gene encoding zinc finger protein 4, with amino-acid sequence MKQDFDLEVVASAEYESEVSSQVASNISIQETCAGPCSDNLINSPHVTKPIEFHLHSDAISLDLTLNFNNNDLVVTDSTGLSFSSTTSESNNDPPSQSTPSQTMPRVFSCNYCNRKFLSSQALGGHQNAHKRERTLAKRALRMGFFSERYVSLASLPLHGSFRSLGIKAHSSLHHGFSPTMRPPETKSSARFEQGYVGFPIFLEEDEAELLWQGSYHQVPSNGGHTHQNFTLSGTSNLSFNGVNHPPVDIENSAPELTLKL; translated from the coding sequence ATGAAACAAGACTTTGATCTTGAAGTGGTGGCCTCAGCAGAATATGAATCTGAAGTTAGCAGCCAGGTTGCTTCCAACATATCTATTCAAGAAACCTGTGCAGGTCCTTGCAGTGACAACCTCATCAACTCTCCCCATGTCACAAAACCAATAGAATTTCATCTCCATTCAGATGCTATCTCCCTTGACTTAACTCTCAATTTCAACAACAATGACTTGGTGGTTACAGATTCAACAGGACTCTCATTCTCAAGCACTACTAGCGAGAGCAACAACGATCCTCCCTCTCAGAGTACTCCCTCTCAAACCATGCCACGAGTCTTCTCTTGCAATTACTGTAACCGCAAGTTTTTGAGCTCTCAGGCTCTTGGAGGCCACCAAAATGCACACAAGAGAGAAAGAACATTAGCAAAGAGAGCCTTGCGCATGGGGTTTTTCTCTGAGAGGTATGTCAGTCTTGCATCTCTCCCTCTTCATGGTTCTTTCAGGTCCTTAGGGATAAAGGCACATTCTTCACTGCACCACGGCTTTTCACCAACAATGAGACCTCCTGAGACGAAAAGCAGTGCAAGATTTGAGCAAGGATATGTTGGTTTTCCAATATTCTTGGAGGAGGATGAGGCAGAACTCTTGTGGCAAGGTAGTTACCATCAGGTTCCCTCTAATGGAGGCCATACTCATCAGAATTTCACACTGAGTGGAACCTCTAATTTGAGTTTTAATGGGGTGAATCATCCACCGGTTGACATAGAGAACTCAGCACCTGAGTTGACATTGAAACTTTGA